A window of Bradyrhizobium sp. AZCC 1610 contains these coding sequences:
- a CDS encoding bifunctional diguanylate cyclase/phosphodiesterase: MLNNSSQEIIAESRPLFGSSLPWRIRLGAIQWLILSAAVLVIAIMLGTGYFAMQYRERALEVAERELNNSALLLSRHFDQQLSYLQHVHEDVVAGMQADGVDTSDEFEQSMSSLSAHEMLRSKLSALPHVGALNLWNAKGWLINSSEMWPVPDLSIADRQYFKEFTSGRPTSDVIVEPVVSKVTKNWTTLFARRIVGRNGEIIGFASRGVEPSHFDAFVGSLELNSGTAISMIHSNGTIIARYPKDDGLIGFNVAGTEAFRRALAVDGNMSGRFTSARLSEDKVGAVRSLTHFPILIVATTRTETALADWRAQTRLQFFAAALAIVVVIGMVFLVVRQLRGQHAAAQRKLSEKSQHLDTAINNMTQGLLLFDASGRLVICNRRYIDMFGLSPDVVKPGCHLRDLIRHRYERGSFVGDVDAYCARFLDPNGSLVQDTITSTPDGRTIRLIFKRSPDGGWATTLEDVTEGRRDQARIEHLAHYDALTNLPNRSLFQRHAEGLLLETEGHEFAILYIDIDEFKRINDTLGHLIGDEFLKGVAERLRQSVGPEDFIARLGGDEFAILQHGIESAEDVHALLARIYQALRTPFDCDGHQLASDASIGIAVAPRDGSDLFDLLKNADLAMYAAKAAGRRTYRFFDPAMEQQANYRRELEADLRAALAQGSFELHYQPQVDLRSDRVTGCEALLRWRHPVRGMVSPADFVPVAEETGLIEEIGQWVLRTACAEAATWPNHVRIAVNVSPIQFRSETLSLKVAAALTETGLDPRRLELEITEAVLIADDDAALATLNQLRALGIHIALDDFGTGYSSLQYLQRFPFDKIKIDRSFVKEVTRSSSSASIIRAVVSIAADRNMVTTAEGVETVQQRETVQNLGCTQMQGFLFSAARPAQEIRALLASRKAGVEAAA; the protein is encoded by the coding sequence ATGCTGAACAATTCATCGCAAGAAATCATCGCGGAGAGCCGGCCGCTGTTCGGTAGCAGCCTGCCGTGGCGGATCCGGCTGGGTGCAATCCAGTGGCTGATCCTGAGTGCGGCGGTGCTTGTGATCGCGATCATGCTCGGCACCGGCTATTTCGCCATGCAATACCGCGAGCGGGCGCTGGAAGTCGCCGAACGCGAACTCAACAACAGCGCGCTGCTGCTGTCGCGGCATTTCGACCAGCAACTGAGCTATCTCCAACACGTACACGAGGACGTCGTCGCCGGCATGCAGGCCGATGGGGTCGATACGTCTGACGAATTCGAACAGAGCATGTCGAGCTTAAGCGCGCACGAGATGCTCCGCTCCAAGCTTTCGGCGCTGCCGCATGTCGGCGCACTGAACCTGTGGAACGCCAAGGGGTGGCTGATCAATTCCTCTGAGATGTGGCCGGTGCCGGACCTCAGCATCGCCGACCGCCAGTACTTCAAGGAGTTCACGTCCGGGAGACCGACGTCCGACGTGATCGTCGAGCCGGTCGTCAGCAAGGTGACGAAGAACTGGACCACGCTGTTTGCGCGCAGGATCGTTGGCCGGAACGGCGAGATCATCGGCTTCGCCAGCCGCGGTGTCGAGCCTTCGCATTTCGACGCCTTTGTTGGATCGCTGGAGCTCAACAGCGGTACCGCAATCTCGATGATTCACAGCAACGGCACCATCATCGCCCGCTATCCCAAGGACGACGGCCTGATCGGCTTCAATGTTGCCGGCACCGAGGCGTTTCGACGCGCGCTGGCCGTGGACGGCAATATGTCGGGACGCTTCACCAGTGCGAGATTGTCGGAAGACAAGGTCGGCGCGGTCAGGTCGCTGACGCACTTTCCGATCCTCATCGTCGCGACCACCAGGACCGAGACCGCGCTCGCCGACTGGCGGGCGCAGACCAGGCTGCAATTTTTTGCAGCGGCGCTGGCGATCGTCGTCGTGATCGGCATGGTCTTCCTGGTCGTGCGCCAGCTACGCGGCCAGCATGCCGCCGCGCAGCGCAAGCTCTCCGAGAAGAGCCAGCATCTCGACACCGCCATCAACAACATGACGCAGGGCCTGCTGCTGTTCGATGCCTCAGGCCGTCTGGTGATCTGCAACCGGCGATATATCGACATGTTCGGGCTCTCGCCCGACGTGGTCAAACCCGGCTGTCATCTGCGCGATCTGATCCGGCACCGTTACGAGCGCGGCTCCTTTGTCGGCGACGTCGACGCCTATTGTGCCCGGTTTCTCGATCCCAATGGCAGCCTCGTGCAGGACACGATAACCTCGACGCCGGATGGGCGCACGATCCGGCTGATCTTCAAGCGCTCGCCGGACGGCGGCTGGGCCACGACATTGGAAGACGTCACCGAAGGGCGGCGCGACCAGGCCCGGATCGAACATCTCGCCCATTACGACGCGCTGACCAATCTGCCGAACCGCTCGCTGTTCCAGCGCCATGCGGAAGGGTTGCTGCTGGAAACCGAGGGGCACGAATTCGCGATCCTCTATATCGACATCGACGAGTTCAAGCGCATCAACGACACGCTGGGACATCTGATCGGCGACGAGTTCCTGAAGGGCGTGGCGGAGCGGTTGCGCCAGTCGGTGGGACCTGAAGATTTCATCGCCCGCCTCGGCGGGGATGAATTCGCCATCCTTCAGCACGGCATCGAGAGCGCCGAGGATGTCCACGCGTTGCTCGCGCGGATCTATCAGGCGCTGCGCACCCCGTTCGACTGCGATGGCCACCAGCTTGCCAGCGATGCCAGCATCGGCATCGCTGTCGCGCCGCGCGACGGCTCGGACCTGTTCGATCTCTTGAAGAACGCCGATCTCGCGATGTATGCGGCGAAGGCGGCCGGCCGCAGAACCTATCGCTTCTTCGATCCCGCCATGGAGCAGCAAGCCAATTATCGCCGCGAGCTGGAGGCAGATTTGCGCGCGGCGCTGGCGCAGGGCAGCTTCGAGCTGCACTATCAGCCGCAGGTCGATCTGCGTAGCGACCGTGTCACCGGCTGCGAGGCGCTGTTGCGCTGGCGGCATCCGGTGCGCGGCATGGTCTCTCCGGCCGACTTCGTGCCGGTCGCCGAGGAAACCGGCCTGATCGAGGAGATCGGGCAGTGGGTGTTGCGCACCGCCTGTGCGGAAGCAGCGACCTGGCCCAACCACGTCCGCATCGCTGTCAACGTCTCGCCGATTCAGTTCCGATCGGAAACGCTGTCGCTGAAAGTGGCGGCAGCGCTCACCGAGACCGGGCTCGACCCGCGCCGGCTGGAGCTGGAGATCACCGAAGCCGTCCTGATCGCGGACGACGACGCGGCGCTGGCGACGCTGAACCAGCTCCGCGCGCTCGGCATTCACATCGCGCTCGACGATTTCGGAACCGGTTATTCCTCGCTGCAATATCTGCAGCGTTTTCCGTTCGACAAGATCAAGATCGACAGGTCCTTCGTCAAGGAAGTGACGCGCAGTTCCTCGTCGGCCTCGATCATCCGCGCGGTGGTGAGCATCGCCGCCGACCGCAACATGGTCACCACGGCGGAAGGCGTCGAGACGGTGCAGCAGCGCGAGACCGTGCAGAATCTCGGATGCACGCAGATGCAGGGCTTTCTGTTCAGCGCGGCGCGTCCGGCGCAGGAGATCCGCGCGCTGCTGGCATCGAGGAAGGCCGGCGTCGAGGCCGCAGCGTGA
- a CDS encoding PPC domain-containing DNA-binding protein, whose protein sequence is MKSKRIGADEQAQVHVIILDTGEEAFAALTRFANESGISAASLTAIGAFERATVGWFDIASKSYRKIEVNEQCEVLSAIGDIAVGDDGKPSLHVHIVLGLADCSTRGGHLLAGTVRPTLEVVLTEVPATLRRKKRADLGIALIDLAAGHG, encoded by the coding sequence ATGAAGAGCAAGCGCATCGGCGCCGACGAGCAGGCGCAGGTTCACGTCATCATTCTTGACACGGGCGAGGAGGCGTTTGCAGCGCTCACCCGCTTCGCCAATGAATCGGGGATATCAGCGGCGTCGCTGACGGCGATCGGCGCCTTCGAGCGGGCCACCGTCGGCTGGTTCGACATTGCTTCGAAGAGCTACCGCAAGATTGAGGTCAATGAGCAATGCGAGGTGCTCAGTGCGATCGGCGACATAGCCGTCGGCGATGACGGCAAGCCCAGCCTTCATGTCCACATCGTGCTCGGGCTCGCCGACTGCTCGACCCGCGGCGGCCACCTGCTGGCAGGCACGGTGAGGCCGACGCTCGAAGTGGTCTTGACCGAAGTCCCGGCAACGCTTCGACGAAAGAAGCGGGCGGACCTCGGGATTGCGCTGATCGATCTTGCGGCCGGGCACGGCTGA
- a CDS encoding DUF6328 family protein, translated as MEIESRLKTALDESRLLILGAQVLFGFQFEAVFQERFSDISEGGRMIHNAGLVLMLISISLLIAPSLFHQIIFGGESLPGAIATATMLAGASLLPLTVGLGISAFVTFELLFGRTFGIVAGTSFTAIGLAFLYGLGFALKRNRTKQMPEMSNETSLKSKIEQMLTEARVIIPGGQALLGFQLIATLTKAFNELPDLFKYLHCAALCAVALAVILLMTPAAVHRLGFQGEDDPEFFNIGSRLVIAASIPLAIGISGDVAVVFFKTTGSTAIALSAGAIALFALLAFWLAYPLWHRTRYAA; from the coding sequence ATGGAGATCGAAAGCCGGCTGAAGACCGCACTTGATGAATCGAGGCTCCTGATCCTGGGAGCCCAGGTGCTGTTTGGATTTCAGTTCGAAGCTGTCTTTCAGGAGCGGTTTTCGGATATCTCCGAGGGAGGCCGCATGATCCATAACGCGGGACTTGTGCTGATGCTGATCAGCATCAGTCTGCTGATTGCTCCTTCGCTGTTTCATCAAATCATCTTCGGCGGAGAGAGCCTGCCGGGAGCCATAGCAACAGCGACGATGCTGGCCGGCGCCAGTCTGTTGCCGCTGACGGTCGGCCTGGGCATATCGGCCTTCGTGACGTTCGAGCTCCTGTTCGGTCGTACCTTCGGCATCGTTGCAGGCACGTCGTTCACGGCGATCGGGCTCGCTTTTCTCTACGGCCTCGGCTTCGCATTAAAACGAAATCGGACGAAACAGATGCCAGAAATGTCCAACGAGACCTCGCTGAAATCCAAGATCGAGCAAATGCTCACGGAGGCCCGGGTCATCATTCCGGGCGGGCAGGCCCTGCTCGGATTTCAACTGATCGCCACATTGACGAAGGCGTTCAACGAACTGCCGGACCTGTTCAAATATCTTCATTGTGCCGCACTATGCGCGGTAGCGCTGGCCGTCATCCTTTTGATGACGCCCGCCGCGGTTCACCGCCTCGGTTTTCAGGGCGAAGACGATCCGGAATTTTTCAACATTGGCTCTCGTCTTGTGATCGCCGCCTCGATACCCTTGGCCATTGGTATCTCCGGCGACGTCGCGGTGGTGTTTTTCAAGACGACCGGAAGCACGGCCATTGCCCTGAGCGCTGGGGCGATCGCACTGTTCGCTTTGCTCGCATTCTGGCTGGCATATCCGCTCTGGCACCGTACTCGCTACGCGGCCTGA
- a CDS encoding anthrone oxygenase family protein, whose protein sequence is MISLLVVCIGRENGMIALGEAAMPRLLVALSIASIVFCGAIFGFFYAWVCSTMWGLDQADPRVAIAAMKAMNASVRNAVFFPAFFLTPVVLVLTAAAMRFADQSLAAFWYLAAAAVYMVFGLFLTMAVNVPMNEALAVTPVPADIEAAREVWESYSGRWQFWNQVRTIASGVALILAAFGLTISRPTAPKTV, encoded by the coding sequence ATGATTAGCCTGTTGGTGGTTTGCATTGGTCGTGAGAACGGAATGATCGCCCTGGGGGAGGCTGCAATGCCTAGATTGCTCGTAGCGCTGTCGATCGCGTCAATTGTCTTTTGCGGCGCGATTTTCGGATTCTTCTATGCCTGGGTCTGCTCGACGATGTGGGGACTCGATCAGGCGGATCCCCGTGTCGCAATCGCCGCCATGAAGGCGATGAATGCCTCAGTGCGCAACGCGGTGTTCTTTCCCGCATTCTTCCTGACGCCGGTCGTTCTGGTTCTCACGGCGGCCGCAATGCGCTTTGCCGATCAAAGTTTGGCTGCGTTCTGGTACTTGGCCGCGGCTGCGGTCTATATGGTTTTCGGCCTTTTCCTCACAATGGCTGTGAACGTTCCCATGAACGAGGCGCTGGCGGTGACGCCTGTTCCGGCAGACATTGAAGCCGCGCGGGAAGTGTGGGAAAGCTATTCAGGGCGATGGCAGTTCTGGAATCAAGTGCGAACGATCGCTTCAGGCGTCGCTTTGATTTTAGCCGCTTTCGGATTGACGATATCGCGACCGACCGCCCCAAAGACTGTATGA
- a CDS encoding peroxiredoxin: MALPIGATAPDFEAQTTEGKIKFHDWIGNSWALLFSHPKDFTPVCTTELGALAKLKPEFDKRGVKLMGLSVDPVDRHSKWSEDIKETQGAAPNYPMIGDTDYNVSKLYEMLPASTSGDPLTRTPADNQTVRNAIVIGPDKKIKLTIVYPMTTGRNFQEILRAIDSLQLTAKHRVATPADWKQGEDVIIAGSVSDDEAKTIYPAGWKAPKPYIRIVPQPK, from the coding sequence ATGGCACTCCCGATTGGCGCAACCGCCCCCGATTTCGAAGCCCAGACCACCGAGGGAAAAATCAAATTCCACGACTGGATCGGCAATAGCTGGGCGCTTTTGTTCTCGCACCCGAAGGATTTCACGCCGGTTTGTACCACCGAACTCGGCGCTCTCGCGAAGTTGAAGCCGGAGTTCGACAAGCGCGGCGTCAAGCTGATGGGTCTGAGCGTCGATCCCGTCGACCGGCATTCGAAATGGTCCGAGGACATCAAGGAGACGCAGGGGGCGGCGCCGAACTACCCGATGATCGGCGACACCGATTACAACGTCTCCAAACTTTACGAGATGCTGCCGGCTTCGACCTCCGGCGATCCCCTCACCCGCACGCCTGCGGACAACCAGACCGTCCGCAACGCGATCGTGATCGGCCCCGACAAGAAGATCAAGCTGACGATCGTCTATCCGATGACCACCGGCCGCAACTTCCAGGAGATCCTGCGCGCGATCGACTCGCTGCAGCTGACCGCAAAGCATCGCGTCGCGACGCCGGCCGACTGGAAGCAGGGCGAGGACGTCATCATTGCAGGCTCGGTCAGCGACGACGAGGCGAAGACGATCTATCCGGCCGGCTGGAAGGCGCCGAAGCCGTATATCCGGATCGTGCCGCAGCCGAAGTGA
- a CDS encoding DUF2177 family protein — protein MNRYAALYLVTLFVIIPLDFLFLGVVAKEFFTSQVGNMLGEIKIAPAILFYLFYVAGIVIFVSGGQGATWQSTLLYGALFGLFCYATFDLTSLALLKHWSWPVAIVDITWGAFVTAVSSTAGLLVANWLVARS, from the coding sequence GTGAACCGATACGCCGCGCTCTATCTGGTGACGCTGTTCGTCATCATCCCGCTTGATTTTCTGTTCCTTGGCGTCGTCGCCAAGGAGTTCTTCACCTCGCAGGTCGGCAACATGCTGGGCGAGATCAAGATCGCACCCGCGATCCTTTTCTATCTGTTCTATGTCGCCGGCATCGTGATCTTCGTCAGCGGCGGGCAGGGCGCTACCTGGCAGTCGACGCTGCTCTATGGCGCGCTGTTCGGCTTGTTTTGTTATGCGACGTTCGACCTCACATCGCTGGCGCTGCTCAAGCACTGGAGCTGGCCGGTCGCGATCGTCGACATCACTTGGGGCGCATTCGTGACGGCGGTCTCGTCGACCGCCGGATTGCTCGTGGCGAATTGGTTGGTGGCTCGAAGCTGA
- a CDS encoding methyl-accepting chemotaxis protein, which translates to MTTQSIGKFLPALKLRLGTKAVISAILLIAVNTALVVGAAHWSLTSEFGDRALRDIEVNLRTLGLAFAETYSDAKITLKDGAVARAEMPKMPEFKDHAIVDRAVGYTGGNATLFVYDDASNQFVRRTTNVKKENGDRAVGTQLAPDHPGQAVVRRGEAYRGPATLFGKTFMTAYYPIMNPAGKVIGLLYVGIPMAQFESMLSHAIQNMAIAAGIAALLVMLLTMVLVRQVTKPLTSVTASLTAIANGNTEVEIDCHDRMDEIGEIARTVAVFKNNSVERRRMRDEQTAAAAAAAEQRKTELRGFVDEFQTSVGGILDKVLNSSSEFERVARQLTETARTTAGLSGKSAGASETASEHVRTAAAASDELSSSIAEITRRVQESNGIAADAVKQAVATDQRINELSEAGARIGDVVKLITSIAEQTNLLALNATIEAARAGDAGRGFAVVAQEVKSLAGQTAKATEEISSQIGNMQLATEESVSAIKAIGQTIERISDIATSISAAVEQQRGATQNIAQSVRAAASGTADVAANIRNAAQGADETGETSSRMFASAQNLSSESLHLKAEVEKFLDRVRAA; encoded by the coding sequence ATGACCACGCAATCCATTGGAAAGTTCTTGCCGGCGCTCAAGCTGCGGCTCGGCACCAAGGCTGTCATCTCGGCCATCCTTCTGATTGCGGTAAATACCGCGCTGGTGGTGGGGGCGGCCCATTGGTCGCTGACATCAGAGTTCGGCGACAGGGCGCTGCGGGACATCGAAGTCAATCTGCGCACGCTGGGCTTGGCGTTTGCCGAGACTTACAGCGACGCCAAGATCACCCTCAAGGACGGCGCCGTCGCGCGCGCCGAAATGCCCAAGATGCCCGAGTTCAAGGACCACGCGATCGTCGATCGCGCGGTCGGCTATACCGGCGGCAACGCGACCCTGTTCGTCTATGACGACGCCAGCAACCAGTTTGTCCGCCGCACCACCAACGTCAAGAAGGAGAACGGCGACCGTGCCGTCGGCACCCAGCTCGCCCCCGACCATCCGGGGCAGGCGGTCGTGCGTCGCGGCGAGGCCTACAGGGGCCCGGCGACGCTGTTCGGCAAGACGTTCATGACGGCCTACTACCCGATCATGAATCCGGCCGGAAAGGTGATCGGACTTCTCTATGTCGGCATTCCGATGGCGCAGTTCGAGAGCATGCTGTCGCATGCCATCCAGAACATGGCCATCGCAGCCGGCATCGCTGCGCTGCTCGTGATGTTGCTGACCATGGTGCTGGTGCGCCAGGTGACCAAGCCGCTGACCTCGGTCACGGCCTCGCTGACGGCAATCGCGAACGGTAATACCGAGGTCGAAATCGACTGCCACGACCGAATGGACGAGATCGGCGAGATTGCGCGGACCGTCGCGGTGTTCAAGAACAACTCGGTCGAACGCCGCCGGATGCGCGACGAGCAGACCGCGGCTGCTGCCGCCGCCGCCGAGCAACGCAAGACTGAACTGCGCGGCTTCGTCGATGAGTTCCAGACCAGCGTCGGCGGCATCCTCGACAAGGTGCTCAACTCGTCCAGCGAATTCGAGCGTGTCGCGCGGCAGCTCACCGAGACCGCGCGGACTACCGCCGGGCTCTCCGGCAAGTCGGCGGGCGCATCCGAGACCGCCTCCGAGCATGTCCGCACCGCGGCGGCCGCCTCCGACGAGCTCTCCAGCTCGATCGCCGAAATCACCCGCCGGGTCCAGGAATCGAACGGGATCGCGGCCGACGCCGTCAAGCAGGCTGTCGCCACCGACCAGCGCATCAACGAATTGTCGGAAGCGGGCGCGCGGATCGGCGACGTGGTGAAATTGATCACCTCGATTGCCGAGCAGACCAACCTGCTGGCGCTCAACGCCACCATCGAGGCCGCGCGGGCGGGCGATGCCGGCCGCGGCTTTGCCGTGGTGGCGCAGGAGGTCAAGAGTCTCGCCGGTCAGACCGCGAAGGCGACCGAGGAGATTTCCAGCCAGATCGGCAACATGCAGCTTGCGACCGAAGAGTCGGTCAGCGCCATCAAGGCGATCGGCCAGACCATCGAGCGCATCAGCGATATCGCCACCTCGATCTCGGCGGCGGTCGAGCAGCAGCGCGGCGCCACCCAGAACATCGCCCAGAGCGTTCGCGCAGCGGCCAGCGGCACGGCAGACGTCGCCGCCAACATCCGCAACGCCGCGCAGGGCGCCGACGAGACCGGCGAGACGTCGAGTCGGATGTTTGCTTCCGCGCAGAATCTGTCGAGTGAGAGCCTGCACCTGAAGGCCGAGGTCGAAAAATTCCTCGACCGCGTCCGCGCCGCCTGA
- a CDS encoding DMT family transporter, producing MTGDFEKIAARAAPAIFVVLWSTGFIGTKYVLNSAEPLTYLAIRMACVVGLMAIIVAVARPRWPDRIGVAHSAVAGILVHGIYLGGTAIAIAHSIPAGLSALIPGLQPILTSTLASRWLGERVTPLQWGGLLLGLAGVMLILHDRPMSGEAGWGWLASAISLVSITLGTLYQRRYCGAIDWRSGNLVQYVAVTIFFGLGAWLFETNVVHWTTEFMLALAWLAVVLSIGSIGLLYWLIRRSAATSVASLFYLVPAVTSLMAYVLFGEKLDAVSIVGMVACAAAVLVVNRRSV from the coding sequence ATGACTGGCGACTTCGAAAAAATTGCCGCGCGCGCGGCGCCGGCGATCTTTGTCGTGCTCTGGAGCACCGGCTTCATCGGCACCAAATACGTGCTGAACAGCGCCGAGCCGCTGACCTATCTCGCGATCCGCATGGCCTGCGTCGTGGGACTGATGGCGATTATCGTGGCGGTCGCACGGCCACGCTGGCCGGATCGCATCGGCGTTGCGCATAGCGCCGTCGCCGGCATTCTGGTGCATGGAATCTATCTCGGCGGCACGGCGATCGCGATCGCGCATTCGATTCCGGCGGGGCTGTCGGCTTTGATTCCCGGCCTGCAGCCGATCCTCACCTCGACGCTCGCAAGCCGCTGGCTCGGCGAGCGCGTCACGCCGCTGCAATGGGGCGGATTGCTGCTCGGGCTCGCCGGCGTCATGCTGATCCTGCACGACCGGCCGATGAGCGGGGAGGCGGGTTGGGGATGGCTCGCCTCGGCCATATCGCTGGTCAGCATCACCTTGGGCACGCTCTACCAGCGCCGCTACTGCGGTGCGATCGACTGGCGTTCCGGCAATCTTGTGCAATACGTCGCGGTGACGATTTTCTTCGGCCTCGGCGCATGGCTGTTCGAGACCAATGTGGTGCACTGGACCACCGAGTTCATGCTGGCGCTGGCCTGGCTTGCGGTCGTCCTGTCGATCGGATCGATCGGACTGCTGTACTGGCTGATCCGCCGCTCGGCCGCGACGTCGGTGGCGAGCCTGTTCTATCTGGTCCCGGCCGTGACGTCGCTGATGGCGTATGTGCTGTTCGGCGAGAAGCTCGACGCGGTTTCGATTGTCGGCATGGTCGCGTGTGCTGCTGCGGTGCTGGTGGTCAATCGCCGCTCAGTTTGA
- a CDS encoding cation:proton antiporter domain-containing protein, translated as MAIRWCRSRTLWTLAAFLLMTTVVSAEGEKSARPSEFLLLAQIALLVAVGRGLGEIMQRIGQPSVIGELLAGLLLGPSLFGWLWPAAHAAIFPPSPEQKALIEGIAQFGILLLLLLTGMETDLKLVRKVGRAAASISIAGIVVPFICGFSLGQFLPQSLLPHPEARLVASLFLGTALSISSVKIVAVVVREMNFMRRNVGQIIVATAIIDDTIGWVIIAMIFSLASHGTLDVFSVGQAVLGTLLFLAISFTVGRRLVFRLIRWTNDYLVSSAAVITVILLLMSTMAMITHLIGVHTVLGAFVAGILVGESPILTRQIDERLRGLITGLFMPVFFGMAGLSTDLTVLLDPDLLLLTVALVLIASIGKFGGAFAGGALGGLTPRESYALASGMNARGSTEVIIATIGLSMGVLSQNLFSMIVMMAILTTIAMPPMLRGALSRLPLGNDEKIRLEREEFEQNDFVANLERLLLAVDEGANAKFASRIAGLLAGARGLPVTVLHVGARAKQQEGKRQDEDSHEAIVREAATAIAKADRESVGDVEVTTRAPAQGAAAAVAEEARKGFDLLVVGVENVLGKDGFDKKVEDVTSGFKGPVALVAAKGVHLKQPASAEFRILVAVSGSALSRRGAEIAGALARSSPHPLRVVYVSTTRDKGARRRSASMSLASEEGILKDAVAAAARYDVDVRTTLRTNAAPEEGILQEIETSGADLVVLGVDRIKGESLNFGGVATAILSKSRVSVLLIADGEANRKD; from the coding sequence ATGGCAATCAGATGGTGCCGATCGCGAACATTGTGGACGCTCGCTGCATTCCTGCTGATGACAACAGTCGTCAGCGCCGAGGGCGAAAAATCAGCCCGTCCATCCGAATTCCTGCTGCTGGCCCAGATCGCGCTGTTGGTAGCGGTCGGACGCGGGCTCGGCGAAATCATGCAGCGGATCGGCCAGCCATCCGTGATCGGGGAACTGTTGGCCGGCCTCTTGCTGGGCCCTTCCCTGTTCGGATGGCTCTGGCCCGCTGCGCATGCCGCGATCTTTCCACCCTCCCCCGAACAAAAAGCGCTGATCGAGGGCATCGCGCAGTTCGGCATCCTGTTGCTGTTGCTGCTGACGGGGATGGAAACGGACCTCAAGCTGGTCCGCAAGGTTGGCCGTGCGGCCGCCTCGATATCGATTGCGGGCATCGTGGTCCCATTCATCTGCGGTTTCTCGCTCGGCCAATTTCTGCCGCAGAGCCTGCTCCCGCATCCCGAAGCCCGCCTCGTGGCTTCGCTGTTTCTCGGCACCGCGCTATCGATCTCGTCGGTAAAAATCGTCGCCGTGGTCGTGCGCGAAATGAACTTCATGCGGCGGAATGTCGGCCAGATCATTGTCGCCACAGCCATCATCGACGACACCATCGGCTGGGTCATCATTGCGATGATCTTCAGTCTGGCATCGCACGGCACGCTCGATGTTTTTTCCGTCGGTCAGGCCGTGCTTGGCACCCTTCTCTTCCTGGCCATCAGTTTCACGGTCGGCCGACGGCTGGTGTTCCGCCTGATCCGCTGGACCAACGATTATCTGGTGAGTTCGGCCGCGGTCATCACCGTCATCCTGCTCCTGATGAGCACGATGGCGATGATCACGCACCTGATCGGGGTTCACACCGTGCTCGGCGCGTTCGTCGCCGGCATCCTGGTCGGCGAATCGCCAATACTTACGCGGCAGATCGACGAGCGATTGCGCGGCTTGATCACCGGCCTGTTCATGCCGGTGTTTTTTGGCATGGCGGGCCTGAGCACGGACCTGACCGTGCTTTTGGATCCTGACCTGCTCCTGCTGACGGTCGCGCTGGTGCTGATCGCCAGCATTGGAAAATTCGGCGGCGCGTTTGCGGGCGGCGCGCTTGGCGGCCTCACGCCAAGGGAATCCTACGCGCTGGCAAGCGGAATGAACGCGCGCGGCTCCACCGAAGTCATCATCGCCACCATCGGTCTTTCCATGGGGGTACTCAGCCAAAACCTGTTCTCGATGATCGTGATGATGGCGATCCTCACCACCATAGCGATGCCGCCGATGCTTCGCGGCGCGCTTTCCCGCCTTCCACTCGGAAATGACGAAAAGATACGCCTTGAGCGCGAGGAGTTCGAGCAAAACGACTTTGTCGCCAATCTCGAGCGTCTGCTGCTCGCCGTGGATGAAGGCGCGAATGCGAAATTTGCCTCTCGTATCGCCGGCCTGCTCGCGGGAGCGCGCGGCCTCCCAGTTACGGTTCTCCATGTAGGTGCCCGTGCCAAACAACAGGAGGGAAAGCGCCAGGATGAAGACAGCCACGAGGCCATCGTAAGAGAAGCCGCCACGGCGATCGCAAAGGCCGACCGAGAGAGTGTGGGCGATGTCGAGGTAACGACGCGTGCCCCAGCCCAAGGGGCCGCCGCTGCCGTTGCGGAAGAGGCGCGAAAGGGGTTCGATCTTCTCGTCGTCGGAGTGGAGAATGTCTTGGGCAAAGACGGCTTCGACAAGAAAGTCGAAGACGTCACATCGGGCTTCAAGGGGCCTGTTGCCCTGGTTGCGGCCAAGGGCGTCCACCTCAAGCAACCCGCGAGCGCGGAGTTCAGGATACTGGTCGCGGTTTCCGGAAGTGCCTTATCGCGGCGCGGTGCGGAGATCGCGGGTGCGCTGGCGCGCTCGAGCCCTCATCCGCTCAGGGTGGTTTATGTGTCCACGACCAGGGACAAAGGCGCGCGCCGGCGCAGCGCCAGCATGTCACTCGCCAGCGAGGAAGGTATTTTGAAAGACGCCGTGGCGGCAGCGGCCCGTTATGATGTCGACGTCAGAACGACGCTGCGTACGAACGCGGCTCCCGAAGAAGGCATCCTGCAGGAAATCGAGACCAGCGGCGCCGACCTTGTCGTTCTGGGGGTCGACCGGATCAAGGGGGAGTCGCTGAACTTTGGCGGCGTAGCCACCGCGATCCTCAGCAAATCAAGAGTGTCGGTGTTGCTGATCGCGGACGGCGAAGCCAACCGGAAGGATTGA